Sequence from the Deltaproteobacteria bacterium genome:
CGGAAGATATCTGGGAGCGCATTTGGCGCCAGCCGTCCAGCTCGGGCAACGAGTTTTATTATTCGTTCCGTTACGGAAACACGGCCTTTGTCCTGATCGACAACGTGTCTCGAACCTACGCTCCGGGCACGACGCAGTACGACTGGGTCGAAGCGGAACTGGCGGCGCTCGAGGACGATCCCGAGATCATGCACGTTTTCGTTTCGTATCACATTCCGGGCTTCGGCGTGGCGAGCCACGGCAACAATCAGGCCGTGATCGACTACCTCCATCCGCTCTTCTACGACTACGGCGTTCAGGCGTCGTACGCCGGCCACGACCACAGCTTTCAGCACAACGTCACGAACGGCGTGCAATTCTTCGTGACCGCGGGCGGCGGGGCGTCCCTGTACGATCAGGAAACGACGAGCCCCAACCTGCTTCGATACGAAAAGCGGCACCATATCTGCGTCATCGATGTGGTCGGCCCGGATGTCGACATGGAGTGCGTCGATTCGTTCACCGGCCAGACATTTTACGAGTACTCGTTTTCGGGCGACATGGGGAAGCATCCGTGCGACGAGTGGCCTTCCGACGACGACGACACCGCGGGCGACGACGACACCGCGGGCGACGACGACACCGCGGGCGACGACGACACCGCGAGCGACGACGATGCGACGGGCGACGACGATGTCGTTGGCGACGACGACGACGCATCCACCGACGACGACGACGCGAATGCCGACGGATCCGAAAACGGCGACGACGACGACGACTCCGGCTGCGGGTGCTGAAGAAGGCGTAACGCGAACGGGGCTCGACGCGTGAAAACGAGCCCGGGAAAATCGAGTCCGAAAAATTCGCGGCGACCGGTTTCCCGATCGCCGCGCAGCAGTGGAGAGGTCCCTGTCGTTACAGCGTGGTCGCGCTGTTCGGTTTGTCGTTCGCGACCGTCTGGCCTTCGGCTTTTTTCTCGGCGGGCGCTTCGGCCCCCTTCTGGGCGGCGGCCGCGGCCTTCGCCGCAATCGCGGCTTCGTGCGCGGCGATGGTCTTCGGCTTGTAGTTGGGATCGCGCACCGAGAGCTGGCCGTCGCGCGCATAGTTGATCGCCACGCCCAGCAGACGCGTCGATTCCTGCGGCGCGTGGAAGCCCGTCGAGTTCTCGGCCTCGCAGAAGTCGATCAGGAAGCTCGCGCGGCGCTGGAGTTCGCGCGCGGCGGCGAGCTCGGCGTCGGGCCGGCCCGCGTCCTTCGCGGCCTTCAGGTCGTCGATCAGATCCATCAGCGCGTCCATCGCCTGGTTGCGCAGACTGAAGAACGTTTCCTGGATGTTCTCGGCGCGCGCCTTGATCTCTTCCTCGGAAACCCGGTGGCAGGTGCCGCATGACTTGTTGATGTTGAGCAGCGGGCTGCGAACGTGGTGATCGCTGATCTTCATCGCGCCCTCGCGCATGTAGGGCATGTGGCAGTCGGCGCACGCCACCCCCGCCTGCGCGTGGATCCCTTTGTTCCACATCTCGAACTCGGGGTGCTGCGCCTTGAGCATCGGCGCGCCGGTGTCCGCATGCACCCAGTCCTTGAAGCCTTGCTCGTTGTAGTAGTCGAGAATGTCCTCGCCGCCCACGCCGTTATGCCACGGGAAGGTCAGGCGCTTCTTGTCGCCCTTGAAGTAGTATTCGACGTGGCACTGGCCGCACACGAACGATCGCATCTCCTGCCGCGTGGCCATCTCGTTCACGTCGTAATCGGCAACGCCCTGCGCCGCCTTGAGCGCCTTGATGCCCTCGATGAAGGCCGGGCGCGTGATGCGTAGCTGCATGGTCTGCGCGTCGTGGCAGTCGATGCACGCCACCGGGTGCTTGGCGTAGGTCTTGGCCTCGTCGTATTTCATCGAGTTCATCTTGTCGAAGCCGGCCACGATGTCGCCGGTGCCCAGCTCCTTGTAGATCAGGTACGTGGACGCGTGGCAGTTCAGGCACGTGCCGGGCTGACCCACCTTTTGGCGCTCGGTGTAGATCTGATCTTCCAGCATGTACGCGTGGCCGCGCTCCTCGCGAAAGTCCTTGGAAAACGCGTAGCCCGCCCACATCCGCTTCAGGCGCGTGTCTTCCTCGATCTTCGACTGCGTCACGATCGAGCGCGGATCGGCGTCGGTCGGCGTATGCGGCAACGCCTCGCTGCCGCCCCGACGTGTGCGGACCATGTCCGCGGTACGCAGGTACCGGTCGTACTGCAGCGGGAAGTTCTTTCCCCAAATGGCCGGATCGCCCGTGTCGTCGGTGATTTCGACGACGCGGAAGAACGGATTTTTCGCCTCCTGCTTGTGCTCCATGACGCTGGTGAGCACGTAAGCGGACAGGGCCGCCGCGCCCGCCGCGACCGCGGCGAACATCAGGAACAGCGAGAGCCAGCGTTTCTTCGTGGTGTCCGGGCTCATGCAAAACCTCCCAGGGATCATGTGACGCCGATCGAATCCGAACATCGCGGCGCGGCCGCCGCGAGAAATTCCCTTCGCGAACCTAATGCATATGACCCACCGACGCGTGGCAGCGCACGCACGACATCGCCTCGCCGGGCTTGGGGGTCGTGTCGATGCCGTGAACGATGTCGGCGTGGCAGTGACGGCATTGCGCCTCGGTGACGGCGCGGTTGCCGGGCTTGATGTGAATGGGGTCGGCGAATTCGCCGGTCGTGAACGCGAGCGAGTGGTGATAGCCGTTCGTCGCTTTCACGCGGTACTTGCCGACGAGGTCGTGCGGCGCGTGGCAGTCGTTGCAGGTCGCGATTGCGTGGTGGCTGCTGCGCGTCCACGCCTCATATTGCTCGTTCATGATGTGGCAATTCACGCACGATTGGGGATCGTTGCCCATGTACGAGTAGCCCTTCGCGTAAACGAAGGTGTACGCGCCCAGTCCCGCCGCCATGCCCACGGTCAGCGCCGCGGCGATCGCGGCGACCATCAGCGGAGTCACCCGTCCCGCCCTTGCCGTGCCCGCGCTTCGCGTCATCCGCTTCCCCCTCGCGCGCCGGTTCGCCCGGCTTCGGGTTCCTTATCGCTGAATCGTCGTTCAGCCGTCTTTGACCGAGGTCAAAACGGTACGTAATGGATCTCACTGAGTGATGTCATTGAACCGGATTTGGATAAGAATATCCAGAACCGAACGGTTTGTTCGTGGCCGTCGGGACAAAACGGGCGGATTTCGCCGCCGACGCGGTCGGACTTGGGCGCGGACGGCGAGTCTGTTAGCATATCGACTCCTCTTGGACGTGTGACGGGAGACAGCGATGAACAGGTGGGGTTGGGCGGTTGCGTGCGTGTGGATGCTGGCCTTGGCGCTGGTTGCGGGCTGCGGCGACGATGACGACGATGACTCGGGGCCGAGCACGATGACCCCGGACGACGACGCGACGGATGACGATACGGCGGACGACGACACGGGCGACGACGACACGTTTCCGCCTCTTCCCGACGACGACACCGCGGATGACGACACGACCGACGACGACACGACCGACGACGACACGTCGGATGACGACGCCGACGACGACATCCCCTTCGATCCCTGGGTGAATCCGAACGCGAAGGCCGACGCCTTCAAGCTCTATTACAAGGAGCGCGTGAGTCGCACGCTCAAGGCGTACAACCGCTTCATGCTCGTCGGCGACGTGGTGCCCGCGCACACGTTGGGCCACACGAACATCGCCAAGGACGGCAACGACTACGAGGTCCAACTCCACCCGGTGGACAACAACTGGATCGGCTTCTCCGCCTTCAACGCGTATCAGGCGTACAAGATCTTCCGCACGCGCGAGCTGGCTCTCACCGCGATCCGTCAGTTCGAGGGCCTCGCCTACGCCGAGGAGATCCAGGGCATCGACGGGCTAACGTGCCGCGAGTGGCAGACGGGTTTCACCGTCACCATCGACGGCCCGGGCGGCACGGTCACGCGCACGCTGGATGGCGCTCCGATCGACCCGGCCGAGGACTACGCGCCGACGCTCGAAGAAGAAATCATCGACACGTTCTTTTCGGACGGCGTGTACGCCATCAACGGCGAGCCCACCGATCACTACTTCCGCATCGAGTCGATCCTGCGCCCCGGCGACTACGCGGTGACGTTCGTGTTTTCGGAAATGCCCAATTACCTGCGCGTCTCGAACTGCTGCTCGTCGTACATGGTCAGCCAGCTCGGACCCTTCGAAGGTTATTTCTGGGGCAACCACAACAGCCGCGACAACTTCCCCGACTTCGGCGTGGGATATTTCGCCGCGATGGAAGCCAAGGACGACACCGGCGCGGACGCCGACGTGCGCGCCGCGGCCGAACGCGCCTGGGCCGCCGGGCAGCGCATCGGCGACCGCACCATCGACGAGGGCTACAACCTGATGACGGTCGGGGAGTTCGAGCCCTACGACGAAGACCACCTGATCGTCGCGGGCGAACTGCGTCCCGACGGTGCGGACGAAGGCCCCGAATGGCTGGGTTCGATGAACTCGTGCCAGATGTCGTACATGGCCAAGGCGATGTCCGCGGACGGGCTGACGACGGGGACCGAACCCGTCGAAACGCCGGGATCGTACGAAATCATCGCCATCAAACTGCTCCTCGAGGCGCTCGGTCTGCCTGTTCCGGGAAACCTCACCAAGACCTGCGAAAACCTGGACGATGCGTATCTCGGTTTGAGCTGGGGCGACGTTTACAACCTGAACATCCTCGGCCAGTCGCTGGAGGACCTGCTGCGCATCGCCGTCAACCTGGGCGGCGCGAGCGTGGCGGACATCCTGATGCAGGTCGCCGACGCGACGGATCAACCCGAAATGGCCGCGTTCGCCGTGGTGTATTACGCCGAGCTCGCGAACAAGGGCGATCTGCTACAGGAAGCCCGTGAGGCGCTGTTCCACATCACCGAAATCCACCGCATTTGCGCGCAGCTCACGCTCGACTGGGCCCAGGCGCAGCCGGTGCCGCCGGCGAACCACGTGAACGAGGCGATCGAGGAATTACAGAAGGTCGCTCAGTACGCGCACATCGCGGGCGTGGGCAACGCCGACTACGATCCGCAGGGCTGGGCGCGCGCCGAGCGGTATCAGGATGTCTTCGAGGACGTGCTCAACCGCGGCGACAGCACGCCGCGCGCGCTTTGGAGCGACGCCGATCTGTGGACCCAAATTCTCGCCGAGGTGAACGGATACGCCGATCGCCCGGAAACCTACGACCGGTATTGGGACGAATATCCGACCGAAGATGACCGGCCCATCAAACGCGCGGGCGACCACTACGAGGTCGTGGACGTGAATGGCGACCGCGTCGAGATCCCCAACATCACGCACCAGGGATTCGGCGGTGCGATCTACCTGAACGAGATCCCCAACTGCGCGCTGGAGCCGACGGTACTCGACTGCTCGTGGGCGACGCTCGGCTGCGAGCGGCCCGACCTCGATGGCGACGGCGATGTGGACGCCGACGATCAGTCCGATTTCGACACGGCGTGGACAAACTTCGGCGAGGGCGCGTCGTGCGACGCCGGCAATAGCTGGTGCGATGGCGCGGACCTGGATCAGTCCGGCGAGCTCGACAGCGATGACGCCGCCTTCATGACCGCCGCAGACGGCTGCTGGTACGAGATTTAAGGATTCAGGAAGAGCATGTGGCACAGCCCCTCCATGGTGGGGCTGTGTTGCGTCGGCCCAAGATTGTCATGTGGCACAGCCGCCCTCGGCTGTGCATTGACCTCATGGCTTCTGATGGAGTCTCTCTCCCTCCACCCATCTCCGCCATAGCCACGGATATCCATCCGGGGTCTCCGCGAGCCCTTTGCGCACCGGGTTTTGCGAAATGTATTCCCCAACCTTCCGAGCATTTTCCTCGGAACGCTGGATGTGATCGAACGATTCGTCCTGCCACAATTGCCCGCGCCGTCCCGTTAAGCGATTCACGGAGTGTGCCGATGCGCCCTTGATCCCCGACATGATGGCGGCGAGGCTGAACGGCGCCGACGGGTCTTCAAGCCGCGGCGTGAGCAAGAGATGCACATGATCGGGCATCACGACGGCGGCGAGCAGTTCGTATCGACGGCCATGGTCATGCAGGCAATGCCCAAGCACGAGCGAGCGGGCGCCTGGGTTCAGTTCGACTCCCGGAATCGTTCGGAACGTGATGAAGAATGTTTTCCCGGCGGCTTGAACATGCGGCAGGTTTCTCTTGTAGCGGGCTTTGGGCTCGCGGCGCGGCATGTTCGGAGTTTCGCACAGCCGGGGGCGGCTGTGCCACATGACCCGCATGGGTTCAGTCCCGACATGGCGGCTGTGCCACATGACCCGCATGGGTTCAGTCCCGACATGGCGGCTGTGCCGCATGACCCGCGAGCGTTCACTCGCGGCCGACGGGTGCTGGTACGAGGTGTGATCGGCTCGCCCGGCTAGTTTGCGGCGCACGCGGGCACGTCGGCGTCGGGAAAGACCACGAACGCCGCGCTCCGTGGCGCGAGTTCGAGCGCGTCGAGGGCTCGCGTCGCAGGCCGCATCGGCGGGAGTTCGCCCGACGACGACGTCGCGAGGATTTCGCCGTTCAGGCGCATGTCGGCGCTCGTGAGCACGTCGGCGGTGAGCGCGTACGTCTCGGCGCTCTCGCCCGCGAGACCTTCGAAATTGAGTTTGCGCGGCGCGGCGTCGAGATTGATGGCGACCGCCGCGACGCCACCGCCTTTGGCGCAGTGGGCGTAGACGCGCACGAGACCGTCGCCCGATTCGCGCCGCGCGTCGAGCACCGTTTCTCCCATCAGGCGCTTCCATAGCACTGACGCGAAGTAGTCGGGACGCGGGCGGAGCGTCGCGTCGTCGATCATGCCGTAATCCGAGCCCGACAGCGTCTGACGCACGACCACGCGCTGCCCCGTGCGCGCGGCGAGGCCGAGTTCGTCGAGCCACCAGAGCGTCCCCGCGAAACGATCCGAGATGCCTGGTTCGCCGCCGCACTGCGCGTTGCCGGTTTCCCCCAGCCAAACGGGCAGCCCGGGCGCGAACCGGTCGCGCAGTTCAAGCACGCGAGCGGCTTGTTCGGCCATCTCGTCGAGAAACGGCGGAAAGAGCAGCAGCGTCGGCGTCGCGGGCCGAAGCGCGATCGGACACCGGCGCGACTGCGTGGGATAGTAGTGCCACGTCACGACATCCGCGCCGCCCGCCCCCTCGCGCAAAAAACCCGGCAGCACCGGCAGCCACTCGCCGATCACGGGCCACACGGCGGACGATGGCCCCGCAAGCCACGCGCCGGGATGCGCGTCGTCGAGGAGCGCACGGGCCGTCGCCATGTCGCGCGCGTACTCGGCCCCGGTGAAGATCCACTTCGGACCGTGAATCATCACGAAGCCGTTGATCTCGTTGCCCAGCTCCCACACGCTCACCGGGTATCCACGTTCCGCCGTGTATTCCAGCAGCACGCGGGCGTTGTCCGGCGTCCACGCGCGCCCGTCGCCGCGCGGGCCCGGCCCGGCGTTGAGCGTGAAAAACACGTCGAGACCCAGATCGATCGCGAATTCGTTGACCGCGTCCCACACGGGCGCGGTGAGCGGAAACTCGTAACCGGCGGGCGGATACACCACCTCCTGCCCGGTCATGTCGTACCAAATCTTGTCCGCCTCACTGCCGCCGATGCGCAGAAACGCCGGGGCGAGTTCGCCGGCGAGCCGCCGCAGCGCCGGGCGCGAAAAATCATACGGCTCCGCGCGCGTTTCGCCGACGCCGATTTCGACCTCGCCCGACGCGGACCACCAATTGCCGCCCACCACCTGCGACGCGTCCACGGCGAAGGACAGGAACCGCGGATCGACCTCGGCGAGCGGCGCCGAGGTGTCGATGGCGATCGCGATTTGGGTCGGCGACACGACGCCCGACTCCCGTGAGACGGACGTGTCCGCCGGTCCGTGGCAACTCGCCATGACGACGAACGCCACACACACGACCGAGATCGAAACAATGGATTTCTTCATGCTCGCTCCGCGCGACCGTCGCCGCGAAAGACCATGAGAGGGGAGTCGCGTGACATTTTCACGAAGACGTCGCAAACGCGTCGGACGTCCCAGACTGGATTCGGAGTCGAACCGAACGGAACGCCTATCCGGCGTTCCCGACGGGTTTGCAGCCCGCGGGGAGTCCCGGCTCCCGCTTCCAGTCGGTGACGATGGTGCGCGGTCGAGCGCTCCGTGGCAAGGTCGTCACGCACCTACTTGTAGAACGTCCGCCCCTTCTTCGCGTATTCGACGAGGATCTTCGCGGGCGCGAACTGCGCGCCGTGCGCGTCGGCGAGATGCTGGAGCTTTTCCACGATCTTCGCCGCGCCGACTTCGTCGACATAGCGAAACGGTCCGCCGCGAAACGGCGGAAAGCCCAGACCCATGATCGCGCCGAGGTCGCCGTCCAGCGGAGACTCGATCACCTTCTCCTGCAGGCATGCCGCCGCTTCATTCACCATGACAAGACCGAGCCGGTCCTGGATTTCGGCGTGGCTCATCGCCTTGCGCGGCCGATCGCTGAAAAACGCGTAGACCGCCTCGTTCGCCTGCTTGCCCTTTTTCTTGCCGAGCCCGAGCGGCAGACGTGACGCCGGCGCGGCGTCGTAGCGGTAGAAGCCCTTTTTGTTCTTGCGTCCCTTGTATCCCGCGGCGGCGAGCTTGATCATGCCGTCGCTCGTCGGCAACGGTCCGTGGATCTTCGCGAGCGCCGCGCCCAGGAATCCCGCCACGTGCGCGGCGACGTCGATGCCGACCTCGTCGAAGAGCGCCGCCGGCCCGACGGGGAACCCCCACGCGAGCATGGCGCGGTCGAGATCGGGAATCGTCGCGCCTTCGGCGAGCAACAGGCAGGTCTCGTTCATGTAGGGCGCGAGGATGCGCGTGGTGTAAAAGCCCGGGCTGTCGCGCACGACGATCACCGTCTTTCCCTGCTTCATGCCGAAGGCGACGGCCATCGCGAGCGCGCGCTCCGACGTTTTGTCCGTGCGGATCACCTCGAGCAGCGGCATCTTCTCGACCGGCGAGAAATAGTGCATGCCCAGCACATTTTCGGGCCGCTTCGACGCGGCGGCGATTTGAGCGATCGGCAGCGCGGAGGTGTTCGACGCGAACACGCAGTCGGGACGCGCGACGGCCTCGACCTCGCGCAGCACCTGATGTTTGATCTTCAGGTCCTCGAACACCGCTTCGATGACGAGTTCGCAGCGGCGCATGGCCTCGTAATCGAGCACGCCGTGCACGCGGGCGACAGCCCGGTCGCGCACGCGGCGGTTGATCGCGCGTTTGCGAAATTTCTCGTCCATCGCGCGGAAGACGTATTTCTGTGACCCCGCGAGCGCGTCGGCGCTGACATCCTTCACGAATACGGGCGTATCGGCCTGCTCCGACGACACGAGGGCGATGCCCGAGCCCATCAGGCCGGCGCCGAGTACGCCCACATGCGCCACCGGTTCGGCCTTGGCCGCCAGTTCATTTTTTTTCTTTGAGGTCATCGCGAAAAACAGGTTCACGAGCTGGCGCGAGGCCGGCGTGACGACGAGCTCGCCGAAAAGTTTCGCCTCCGCGGCGTAACCCTTCTCGCCCGGCGTTTCGAGACCGGCGCGCACCGCGCGGATGATGTGGCCGGGCGCGGGGTAGTTGCCGTACGTCTTGCGTTCGACCATCTCGAGCGCGGTGTTGAGGATCAGGTTTCGCGCCGGGCCCACGTCCTGCTTGATCTTTTCCTTCCAGTCGGGGTCGGACTTGCCCTCGGGAATGCCGTCCTTGATGAGGCGCTTCGCGGCCTTGACCGCCGTTTCCTCGAGCCCCCACGGTGAGACGACCTCGTGCACGAGACCCATCTTCAGTGCCTTGCGCGCGAAGACGTTCTTGCCCGTGAGCATCAGATCGAGCGCGGCCTCGAGGCCGACCGCATGCGGCAGGCGCTGTGTGCCTCCGCCGCCGGGCAGCACGCCGAGCTTGACCTCGGGCAGGCCGAACATCGTCTTCGGCGTGTCGGCCGCGATGCGGTAGCGGCAGGCGAGGATGAACTCGGTGCCGCCGCCCAGCGCCGCGCCGCGCACGACGGCGATGTGGATCTTCTTGCTGTTCTCGATGCGCGCGAATCCCGCGTGGCCGGTGCGGCTGATCTTCTCGGCCTCGACCGCGGACGCAAACGTCCGGATCTCGGCGATGTCGGCTCCCGCGATGAAACAGTCGGGCTTGCGCGAGATCCACACCACGGCCTTGATCGACGCATCGCCCTCGAGCTCGTCCATCGTCGCGTTGAATTCGCCCAGCACCTTGATCGAGAGTTTGTTGACGACGCCGTCGGGATCGTCGAACCAGACGAGGGCGACGCCGCCGTCCCGCCGATCGATCGTGAGCACGTTCTTCGCCGTCGCGTTTTTGCTCTTGGTCACCATGATCGTCCCCCCCTAGGCCCGCTCGAGCACGGTGGCGTTGCCGAGACCCGACAGGGCGCACGCGGCCACGAGTCCGTAGCGTTTGTTTTCGCGCAGCATGCGGTTCGCGCAGGTGTGGATGAGCCGCGCGCCGGTCGCGCCGAAGGGATGCCCGATCGACAGCGATCCGCCGTGGATGTTGAGGGTGTCGATGTTGACCTTCTTCGCGATCGCGCGGCCGAGGCCGAGGCTCTCGCCGAACTCCTTCGATTCGAGCAGCTTGACCGTCGCCACCATCTGGCCGGCGAACGCCTCATGGATCTCGAGAACGCCCAGGTCCTCGAACGCAATCCCGGCGCGCGCGAGCGCCGTCGGCGTGGCGTAGGTCTGGCCGAGCAGCATCTCCTCCAGAGGATCCGTGCCGCGAAACGCGTGGCCGATGATGTACGCCTTGGGTTTGTAGCCCAGTTCCTTCGCCTTCTCCTCGCTCATCAGCAGCATCGCGGCCGCGCCGTCGGTCAGAAACGACGCGTTGCCCGCCGTGACCGTGCCGTAGTTCTTGTCGAAGGCCGGGCGCAGCTTCGCCATCTTTTCGTAAGTGGTGTCGCCCCGCACGCCGTTGTCGCGCGTCACCGACTTGAAGTGCGGCGGCGGCGCGACGGAGATGACCTCGTCGTCGAACAGTCCAGATTCCGCCGCCTGATGCGCGAGTTGGTGAGACCTGGCCGCAAACTCGTCCTGTTCCTCGCGCGAGACGCCGAGCCGCGCGCAGATGCGGTCGCACGCGCCGCCCATCGAAAGCCCCGTGAAAAAATCGGCGATGCCCGGAGGGTCGGGCACCAGATCCGAGGGTTTCACGTCGTGAAAGATCTCGTAGTAGTCCCTCAGGCCCTTGGCCTTTTGCGTGCGCAGGAATTTCTGGCGCATGCGTTTTTGATAGCGGATCGGCACGTCGGACGTGATGTCCGTGCCGCCCGCGATCGCCACGTCGCCGTAGCCGCGCGCGATCTGATCCACCGCGTTGCAGATGGCCTGATTCGCCGAGATGCACGCCTCGCTGATCGTGTACGCCGGCACACGGTCGGGCAGCTCCGTGGCAAGCACGATCTCCCGCGCGACGTTCGACGTGGCGGGGTCCGCGATCACGCACCCCATCATCACCATATCGACCGTGTACGGATCGAGCCCGGTCTTGCCCAGCAGGCCCGAGACGGCGTACCGTCCCAGGTCGTAGGCCATGAGGTCGTTGAACTCGGTGCCCGCGCGCAAAAACGGCGTGCGCACGCCGTCGATTACCGCAACGCGCCGACCGTTCGTGGGGGCGGATTTCTTCGCCATGGCAACTTCTCCTCGACGCATGCCGCCGCGCGAGGGCCTTGCCCCCCAGACGCCACGGACGCAATGTCAGGAATCGAATGTCCCAAACACGAGATAACATCCCCGAATAGCACCGCGCGCGACGGCGATCAAGCGTCGCTGAATAGCGATTCAGAAACTGGGGCCGAACATGGATCTTCCAACCGCGCCGTCGACCGGCGAAATCGAGTCCCGCGTACGCGCCCTGGCCGCACGCATCGACGGTCGTTTTCACGCGGCCCTGATCTCCCACCCCACCGACCTGCAATATTTCGCCGGTACCACGCAGGATGCGACGCTGGTCGTGCGCGCGACCGGTGAGGCGACGCTGCTCGCGCGCAAGTCGTTTTCGCGCGCGCGGGCCGAGTCGCCGCTTACCGATGTACGCGAGCTGCGCTCGCCGCGCGACATCGCCACGCTCGCCGCTCCGGGCGGAAAAGCGGTGCACCTCGGCGCGTGTCTCGATGTGTGGCCCGCCGCCGCCTACCGGCGCGTGCTGGACGCGCTGCCCGCCGGTTCGTCGATCGACGACATCTCCTCCGACGTGAAGCGCCTGCGTTCGGTGAAGAGCCCGTGGGAGATCGCGTGCGTGCGCGCCGCCGCCGCGCAGGCCGACGCCGCATTCGCGCGCGTGCGCGAGATGCTCGCGCCGGGCGTCACCGAGCTCGATCTGTCGGTCGAGGTCGAGTCGCTCGTGCGCCGCCTGGGCCACGACGGCCACGTGCGTCTTCGCAAACCGGGGTCGTGGCTGCACATCCTCTACGTCAGCGCGGGTGAATCCGCGGCGACGCCGTCCTGCTTCGACGGGCCGGTCGGCTCGGCGGGGCTGCACGCGTGGTCGTCGGGCGCGGGCCGCCGCGAACTGCGAGAAGGCGAAACCGTGATGGTCGATGTCGTCACGAATCACCTCGGCTATCACGCCGACGACGCGCGCGTCTTCGCCGTCGGCGAGCCTTCCGGCGCGGTGCGCGCCGCGCACGAGTGGTGCCGCGCGGCGATGCGCGACCTCGAATCGCGGCTCGTTCCCGGAGCGGCGTTCCGCGACGTGTACGACGCCTGCTCGAGAATCTTTGCCGCGCGCGGCGAGCCCGAGGGCTTCATGGGCTTCGGCGAAAACCGCGTGCGCTTTTTCGGCCACGGCGTGGGGCTCGAACTCGACGAGTGGCCGGTGATCGCGCCGAACTTCGACGGCGTCGTGGAGCCCGGGATGGTGATCGCCATCGAGCCCAAGGCGCTCTCGCCCACGCTCGGTCCGGCGGGAATCGAAAACACCTGCGTCGTGACGGAATCGGGGCTCGTCTCACTGTGCTCCGCGCCGGAGGAGATGGTCTGAGTTTCTCGCGGGACGTGTCCGGTCAGATCCACGAGACCG
This genomic interval carries:
- a CDS encoding aminopeptidase P family protein, which codes for MDLPTAPSTGEIESRVRALAARIDGRFHAALISHPTDLQYFAGTTQDATLVVRATGEATLLARKSFSRARAESPLTDVRELRSPRDIATLAAPGGKAVHLGACLDVWPAAAYRRVLDALPAGSSIDDISSDVKRLRSVKSPWEIACVRAAAAQADAAFARVREMLAPGVTELDLSVEVESLVRRLGHDGHVRLRKPGSWLHILYVSAGESAATPSCFDGPVGSAGLHAWSSGAGRRELREGETVMVDVVTNHLGYHADDARVFAVGEPSGAVRAAHEWCRAAMRDLESRLVPGAAFRDVYDACSRIFAARGEPEGFMGFGENRVRFFGHGVGLELDEWPVIAPNFDGVVEPGMVIAIEPKALSPTLGPAGIENTCVVTESGLVSLCSAPEEMV